In Vicia villosa cultivar HV-30 ecotype Madison, WI unplaced genomic scaffold, Vvil1.0 ctg.001941F_1_1, whole genome shotgun sequence, a single genomic region encodes these proteins:
- the LOC131637204 gene encoding high mobility group B protein 1, with protein MTKGKGTGKTSREVLKPVDDRKVGKRKAVSKPEKSAPKAKKEKAKKDPNKPKRPPSAFFVFLEDFRKTFKAENPNVKAVSAVGKAGGEKWKSLTKAEKAPYEAKAAKRKVEYEKLMNAYNNKAASSVEDEDEESDKSKSEVNNEDEASGEDDHQDDDDEDDEDEDDEEDDD; from the exons ATGACAAAGGGCAAGGGGACTGGGAAGACTTCGAGGGAAGTACTGAAACCAGTTGATGACCG AAAAGTAGGAAAGCGAAAGGCTGTTTCTAAACCCGAGAAGAGTGCACCGAAGGCTAAAAAGGAGAAGGCTAAGAAAGATCCCAACAAACCAAAAAGGCCTCCCAGCGCTTTCTTTGTCTTCCT TGAGGATTTCAGAAAGACTTTTAAGGCAGAAAATCCTAATGTGAAGGCTGTATCCGCT GTTGGGAAGGCTGGAGGAGAGAAATGGAAATCCTTGACTAAGGCT GAAAAAGCTCCATACGAAGCCAAGGCTGCTAAAAGGAAAGTTGAATATGAAAAACTTATGAACGCATATAATAACAAA GCGGCAAGTTCAGTCGAGGATGAAGACGAGGAATCAGACAAGTCCAAATCTGAAGTTAATAATGAAGATGAAGCAAGTGGAGAG GATGACCACCAAGATGACGATGATGAAGACGACGAGGACGAAGAtgacgaagaagatgatgactGA